Proteins from one Pseudomonas bijieensis genomic window:
- a CDS encoding histidine phosphatase family protein, protein MQATRLTLICHARTVAQKQARFGLDESLDAEWLARSAQVAQRYRNVRQLLCGPELRTRQTAALFGDEPLVDPALVDCDLGRWRGLSIDELLKAEPQAVQTWLDDAEAAPHGGESVAQLCRRVADWLTDLENRPGHLLAVTHPFVIRAALVNVLGCPAATFNRIDIEPLSTLELRFNGVWRLRTQGPGQE, encoded by the coding sequence GTGCAAGCCACTCGACTGACCTTGATCTGCCACGCTCGCACCGTCGCCCAGAAGCAGGCGCGCTTCGGTCTGGACGAATCGTTGGACGCCGAATGGCTGGCGCGTTCAGCGCAGGTTGCCCAGCGCTACCGAAATGTCCGGCAACTGCTGTGCGGGCCGGAGTTGCGTACTCGTCAGACCGCCGCCTTGTTCGGCGACGAGCCCCTGGTGGACCCGGCCCTGGTCGATTGCGATCTGGGACGCTGGCGCGGGCTGTCCATCGATGAGTTGCTCAAGGCTGAACCGCAAGCCGTGCAAACCTGGCTCGACGATGCCGAGGCGGCCCCCCATGGCGGTGAATCTGTCGCCCAGTTGTGTCGCCGTGTGGCTGATTGGCTGACCGACCTGGAAAACCGACCAGGACATCTGCTGGCCGTCACCCACCCCTTCGTGATCCGTGCAGCCCTGGTGAATGTCCTGGGTTGCCCGGCCGCCACATTCAACCGGATCGACATTGAACCGTTGTCCACCCTCGAACTGCGTTTCAACGGCGTATGGCGATTGCGCACCCAGGGACCTGGCCAGGAGTAG
- a CDS encoding MurR/RpiR family transcriptional regulator, whose product MPPLRDLITDPGLVLTPSERKVVRALLDHYPRNGLGPMSRLADHAGVSDPTIVRLVKKLGFGGYAEFQDALLSDMDHRLRSPRTLLQPRAKLQQGDTWSQYLAASQRKLIDTQALTQPEDVRILVQWLLDSRHQVHCFGGRFSSFLAHYLLNHLRLLRAGCFALDDNAQLPDRLFDVQRQDVVLIFDYRRYQAQALRVASAAKERHARVVLFSDVYASPLRELADLIISAPVESISAFDSLVPALAQVEALIACLTLQCPELAERLEGIDALRTEFNTHLLEEK is encoded by the coding sequence ATGCCACCCCTCAGAGACCTGATCACTGATCCCGGCCTGGTTTTGACGCCGTCGGAACGCAAGGTCGTACGTGCCCTGCTCGATCACTACCCACGCAACGGCCTCGGTCCGATGTCACGCCTGGCAGACCATGCCGGCGTCAGCGACCCGACCATCGTGCGGCTGGTGAAAAAGCTCGGGTTTGGCGGTTATGCCGAATTCCAGGATGCTCTGCTCAGTGACATGGACCATCGCCTGCGCTCCCCACGCACTCTGTTGCAACCGCGGGCCAAATTGCAGCAAGGCGATACCTGGAGCCAGTATCTGGCCGCCAGTCAACGCAAGCTCATCGACACCCAGGCCCTGACCCAACCCGAAGACGTGCGCATTCTTGTGCAGTGGCTGCTCGACAGCCGCCATCAGGTGCATTGTTTCGGCGGGCGCTTCAGCAGCTTCCTGGCCCACTATCTGCTCAACCATTTGCGTCTGCTGCGCGCTGGCTGTTTCGCCCTGGACGATAACGCCCAACTGCCCGACCGGCTGTTCGACGTGCAACGCCAGGACGTGGTGCTGATCTTCGATTACCGTCGCTACCAGGCCCAAGCCCTGCGCGTGGCCAGCGCGGCCAAGGAGCGCCACGCCCGCGTCGTGCTGTTCAGCGACGTCTATGCCTCGCCCTTGCGCGAGCTGGCCGACCTGATCATCAGCGCCCCGGTGGAATCGATCTCAGCCTTCGACAGCCTGGTGCCGGCGCTGGCCCAGGTCGAGGCACTGATCGCCTGCCTGACCCTGCAATGCCCCGAACTGGCCGAACGCCTGGAAGGCATCGACGCCTTGCGCACGGAATTCAACACGCACCTGTTGGAGGAAAAATAA
- a CDS encoding isochorismatase family cysteine hydrolase produces MFSLPHRSPRDLPFTRDHTALLLVDMQRAWLEPQFDAHLHTQEAEYFIQRARQQVIPNQQRLLNAMREAQHNVLHTHIESLTADGRDRSLDHKLSDMHLPKGSPEAQIIAELAPLENEIVLPKTSSGVFNSTNIDYVLRNLRTRHLIVAGIVTDQCVDMAVRDAADRGYLVTLVEDACATYTEQRHLACLNAIKGYCWITDTDTVLARLQEMQP; encoded by the coding sequence ATGTTCTCGCTCCCCCACCGCTCCCCTCGAGATTTGCCGTTCACTCGCGACCACACTGCATTGCTGCTGGTGGACATGCAACGCGCCTGGCTGGAACCGCAATTCGATGCCCACCTGCACACCCAGGAGGCCGAGTACTTCATCCAGCGGGCCCGCCAGCAGGTCATCCCCAACCAGCAGCGCTTGCTCAATGCGATGCGAGAAGCCCAGCACAACGTGTTGCACACTCACATCGAAAGCCTCACCGCCGATGGCCGCGACCGCTCCCTGGACCACAAGCTGTCGGACATGCACCTGCCCAAGGGCAGCCCAGAGGCGCAGATCATTGCCGAACTGGCGCCGCTGGAAAACGAAATCGTACTGCCCAAGACCTCCTCCGGGGTTTTCAATTCCACCAACATCGACTACGTGCTGCGCAACCTGCGGACCCGACACCTGATCGTCGCCGGCATCGTCACCGACCAGTGCGTCGACATGGCCGTGCGCGACGCCGCCGACCGCGGCTACCTGGTCACACTGGTGGAAGACGCTTGCGCCACTTACACCGAACAACGGCACCTGGCATGCCTGAACGCGATCAAAGGCTATTGCTGGATCACCGATACCGACACCGTACTCGCGCGTTTGCAGGAGATGCAGCCGTGA
- a CDS encoding glutamine synthetase family protein, protein MSRLDTASILAPLPVTTLVTTDLIGVTRGRSFPSDELPHYVTAGCGWVPANSALTPQDIIASTNPWGAYGDLRLVPDLSSRVTVNNGPDAQAPALDFIHCDIRETDGRRWSACPRTLLQDEVERYRADLGLQVFAAFEHEFNLVTTPAQPDRLAFSLQAQRQQAGFAGWLLSALRAGGVEPEMFLPEYGKQQYEITCRPTLGVAAADRAVNVREITREIARQMGLDVSFAPKTSEHAVCNGVHLHLSLQDLSADPVLHDAASSNGLSSLGQHWAAGVLHYLPALCALTAPTPVSYERLQPHHWSASYACLGQRNREAALRICPTVSLGGKPLANQYNLEFRAMDASASPHLAMAALLIAGRLGIQQRLALNAVTDEIPDELDEAQRRARGIIALPTTLAEALDCLRHSGALLETLPGPLVETYFALKAQELALTQALSPAERCEHYARIY, encoded by the coding sequence GTGAGCCGCCTCGATACTGCTAGCATCCTCGCCCCGTTGCCCGTCACGACGCTGGTGACCACCGACCTGATCGGCGTGACCCGTGGGCGCTCGTTTCCCAGCGATGAATTGCCCCACTACGTCACCGCCGGTTGTGGCTGGGTGCCGGCCAACAGCGCGCTGACGCCTCAGGACATCATCGCTTCGACCAACCCCTGGGGCGCCTATGGCGACCTGCGACTGGTGCCGGACCTGTCCAGCCGGGTAACCGTCAACAACGGCCCCGACGCCCAGGCGCCCGCCCTGGACTTCATCCATTGCGACATCCGGGAGACCGATGGCCGCCGCTGGAGCGCCTGCCCGCGCACGCTGCTGCAGGACGAAGTGGAGCGTTATCGCGCCGACCTGGGCTTGCAGGTTTTCGCCGCGTTCGAACATGAATTCAACCTGGTGACCACGCCTGCGCAGCCTGATCGACTGGCCTTCAGCCTCCAGGCCCAGCGCCAGCAGGCCGGGTTCGCCGGGTGGTTGCTCAGCGCCCTGCGCGCTGGCGGCGTCGAACCGGAAATGTTCCTGCCTGAATATGGCAAGCAGCAATACGAGATCACTTGCCGCCCGACCTTGGGCGTGGCCGCTGCCGACCGAGCCGTGAACGTACGGGAAATCACCCGCGAGATCGCCCGGCAAATGGGCCTGGACGTGAGCTTCGCCCCCAAGACCTCGGAACATGCCGTGTGCAACGGCGTGCATTTGCACCTGAGCCTGCAAGACCTGAGCGCAGACCCGGTGCTGCATGACGCCGCCAGCAGCAACGGCTTGTCCAGCCTCGGCCAGCATTGGGCCGCCGGGGTGCTGCACTATCTGCCGGCGCTGTGTGCGCTGACCGCGCCGACGCCAGTGTCCTACGAGCGGCTGCAACCGCATCACTGGAGCGCATCCTATGCGTGCCTGGGACAGCGCAACCGCGAAGCGGCGCTGCGTATCTGCCCAACCGTGAGCCTGGGTGGAAAACCGCTGGCGAACCAGTACAACCTGGAGTTCCGCGCCATGGACGCCAGCGCCTCGCCGCACCTGGCGATGGCGGCGCTGTTGATCGCCGGGCGCCTGGGCATCCAGCAACGACTGGCGTTGAACGCTGTCACCGATGAAATACCCGATGAGCTGGATGAAGCACAACGTCGTGCCCGTGGCATTATCGCCTTGCCGACAACCCTGGCCGAGGCACTGGACTGCCTTCGCCACAGCGGGGCGCTGCTCGAAACCCTGCCCGGCCCGCTGGTCGAAACCTACTTCGCCTTGAAGGCCCAGGAGCTGGCCTTGACCCAGGCGCTGTCACCTGCCGAGCGTTGTGAGCACTATGCACGAATCTATTGA
- a CDS encoding N-formylglutamate amidohydrolase has translation MHESIECAESGLYTKPPYRLAREESEHPVLLVCEHASRFIPGALNDLGLDETASQEHIAWDIGALALAERLSETLGATLLSANYSRLLIDLNRPLHVPDSIPAQSEIYQVPGNHALDEATREYRRQCLFHPFHDRLRALIDQRLAAKRPVRVVGIHSFTPVFYGQPRALEAGVLFGEAKEYAQRIVDGLGRHSLRAAGNQPYKINPLSDMTVPVHGDGRGLDSVLIEVRNDLLRSPEAVRTWSAYLAPLL, from the coding sequence ATGCACGAATCTATTGAATGTGCTGAATCAGGTCTCTACACCAAGCCACCTTACCGGCTGGCCCGGGAGGAGTCCGAACATCCGGTGCTGCTGGTGTGCGAACACGCCAGCCGCTTCATTCCCGGTGCGCTGAATGACCTGGGTCTGGATGAAACGGCGTCCCAGGAGCACATCGCCTGGGATATCGGTGCCCTGGCCTTGGCCGAACGCCTGTCCGAAACCCTCGGCGCAACGTTGCTGTCGGCCAACTATTCACGGCTGCTGATCGACCTCAACCGCCCACTGCACGTGCCGGACAGCATTCCAGCCCAGAGCGAGATCTATCAGGTCCCGGGCAACCATGCCCTGGACGAAGCCACTCGCGAATATCGCCGGCAGTGCCTGTTCCACCCCTTCCATGATCGGTTGCGGGCGTTGATCGACCAGCGCCTGGCCGCCAAGCGACCGGTGCGCGTGGTGGGCATCCACAGTTTCACCCCGGTGTTCTATGGCCAACCGCGCGCCCTGGAAGCGGGCGTGCTGTTCGGCGAAGCCAAGGAATACGCCCAACGTATCGTCGACGGGCTGGGCCGGCACTCACTGCGGGCGGCGGGCAACCAGCCCTACAAGATCAACCCCTTGAGCGACATGACGGTCCCGGTGCACGGCGATGGACGCGGCCTGGATTCGGTATTGATCGAAGTGCGCAACGACCTGTTGCGCAGCCCCGAGGCGGTACGGACCTGGAGTGCCTACCTGGCACCTTTGCTGTAG
- a CDS encoding APC family permease, with protein sequence MSIEAFGYKQELKRGLSLTDLVVYGMIFMIPIAPFGVYGYVNAEAPGMVPLAYIIGMVAMLFTALSYGSMARAFPVAGSVYSYAQRGLNPHVGFIAGWLMLLDYLLIPPLLYVYAAMALNHLYPDIPKVGFILAFLVSATFVNLRGITFTARMNIIFLLAQLVVLGIFLFYAWNALHGGAGNGQLTLAPLYSPEHFNFALLMQAVSIAVLSFLGFDAISTLAEEIKGDPGRSVGKAALVTLLVMGAIFVVQTWIATDLAAGMGFKSADTAFYEIAELAAGSWLATLTAVATALAWGVAVAITSQAAVSRLLFGMARDGQLPKVLAKVHPKHNTPYLSIYLVAVLSLLICYLFIDAVDTLTSLVNFGALSGFMLLHITVINHYWRRQQSGQLIRHLICPLIGFVIVAAIMYNMGVAAQKLGLIWIAAGVVYLCVLNKFGTPGTVPDPAGQ encoded by the coding sequence ATGAGCATTGAGGCATTTGGCTACAAACAGGAATTGAAGCGCGGCCTGTCGCTGACAGACCTGGTGGTATACGGGATGATTTTCATGATCCCCATCGCACCATTCGGCGTGTATGGCTACGTCAACGCCGAAGCACCGGGGATGGTGCCGCTGGCGTACATCATCGGCATGGTGGCGATGCTGTTTACTGCCCTGAGCTACGGCAGCATGGCCCGAGCCTTTCCGGTGGCAGGTTCGGTCTATTCCTACGCGCAACGCGGCCTCAACCCACACGTCGGGTTCATCGCCGGCTGGCTGATGCTGCTGGACTATCTACTGATCCCGCCGCTGCTCTATGTCTACGCCGCCATGGCGCTGAACCATTTGTACCCGGACATTCCCAAGGTCGGTTTCATCCTGGCCTTCCTGGTGAGTGCGACCTTCGTGAACCTGCGGGGCATCACCTTCACTGCGCGGATGAACATCATTTTCCTGCTGGCGCAGTTGGTGGTACTGGGGATTTTCCTGTTCTACGCCTGGAATGCCCTGCACGGTGGGGCTGGAAACGGCCAACTGACCCTGGCGCCGCTGTACAGCCCGGAACACTTCAACTTCGCCCTGCTGATGCAAGCCGTGTCCATCGCAGTATTGTCGTTCCTGGGCTTCGATGCCATTTCCACCCTTGCGGAAGAAATCAAGGGCGACCCGGGCCGCAGCGTCGGCAAGGCGGCGCTGGTGACCTTGCTGGTGATGGGGGCGATTTTCGTGGTGCAAACCTGGATCGCCACGGACCTGGCGGCCGGCATGGGTTTCAAGTCCGCCGACACCGCGTTCTATGAAATCGCTGAACTGGCGGCTGGCAGTTGGCTAGCTACCTTGACCGCGGTTGCCACGGCCCTGGCCTGGGGCGTGGCGGTGGCGATCACCTCCCAGGCGGCCGTGTCGCGCCTGTTGTTCGGCATGGCCCGGGACGGCCAGTTGCCCAAGGTGCTGGCCAAGGTCCATCCCAAACACAACACCCCGTATTTGAGCATCTACCTGGTGGCGGTGCTCTCGCTGCTGATCTGCTACCTGTTCATCGACGCCGTGGACACCCTCACCTCCCTGGTCAACTTCGGCGCCCTGAGCGGCTTCATGTTGCTGCACATCACCGTCATCAACCACTACTGGCGCCGCCAGCAGTCCGGCCAACTGATTCGCCACTTGATCTGCCCATTGATCGGCTTCGTGATCGTCGCGGCCATCATGTACAACATGGGCGTGGCGGCGCAGAAGCTCGGCCTGATCTGGATTGCCGCGGGCGTGGTCTATCTGTGTGTGCTCAATAAATTCGGCACCCCTGGCACCGTGCCCGATCCGGCCGGTCAGTGA
- a CDS encoding arginine N-succinyltransferase codes for MLVLRPVQLTDLPQLQQLARDSLVGVTSLPDDSGRLEEKILDSCASFEADVQSPGAENYFFVLQDQESGRLVGCSEILASTGCNEPFYSLRNRPFSSESRELNIQHGVPALSLCQDLTGQTLLRGFHIDAERVRTPESELLSRARLMFIAAHPQRFAESVITEIVGFSSEDGQSPFWDAIGQHFFDLPYVEAERLCGLQSRTFLAELMPQYPIYVPMLPPAAQACIGRVHPDGQEAFDILAREGFETNSYVDIFDGGPTVHARIANIRTITQSRIATARQSRQIDARGHYLVSNDRLGNYRAIVAGLAVNTEGPVALSPDMLAALDIIDGERIRVVAL; via the coding sequence ATGCTGGTCTTACGTCCAGTTCAATTAACCGATCTGCCACAATTGCAACAATTGGCCCGTGACAGCCTGGTGGGCGTCACGTCGCTGCCGGACGATAGCGGGCGTCTGGAGGAAAAGATCCTCGATTCGTGCGCCTCGTTCGAGGCCGATGTACAGAGCCCTGGCGCAGAGAATTACTTTTTTGTCTTGCAGGACCAGGAATCCGGGCGTCTGGTCGGCTGCTCGGAAATTCTCGCCAGCACCGGTTGCAACGAACCGTTCTACAGCTTGCGCAACCGGCCGTTTTCCAGCGAGTCCCGAGAGCTGAACATCCAGCATGGCGTGCCGGCGCTGTCGCTGTGCCAGGACCTCACCGGGCAGACGCTGCTGCGGGGCTTCCACATCGACGCCGAGCGGGTGCGCACGCCGGAATCGGAGCTGTTGTCCCGGGCCCGGCTGATGTTCATCGCGGCTCACCCGCAACGCTTCGCCGAATCGGTCATCACCGAAATCGTCGGTTTCAGCAGCGAAGACGGCCAGTCGCCTTTCTGGGACGCCATCGGCCAGCACTTCTTCGACCTGCCCTACGTCGAAGCCGAACGGTTGTGTGGCTTGCAGAGCCGCACCTTTCTCGCCGAACTGATGCCGCAGTACCCAATCTACGTGCCCATGCTCCCCCCAGCGGCCCAGGCCTGTATCGGCCGGGTCCATCCCGACGGCCAGGAAGCCTTCGACATCCTGGCGCGCGAGGGTTTCGAGACCAACAGCTACGTCGATATCTTCGACGGCGGGCCGACCGTGCATGCCCGTATCGCAAACATTCGCACCATCACGCAAAGTCGAATCGCCACGGCGCGGCAAAGCCGGCAGATTGATGCAAGAGGCCATTACCTGGTGAGCAACGACCGCCTTGGAAACTATCGGGCCATCGTCGCCGGGCTGGCCGTCAACACCGAGGGGCCCGTGGCTTTGTCGCCTGACATGCTGGCCGCCCTGGACATCATCGATGGCGAGCGGATCCGGGTGGTTGCCCTATGA
- the astA gene encoding arginine N-succinyltransferase produces MIVRPVALTDLPALLNLARCAGPGFTSLPASEERLAHRVRWAQRTFAGQVERADADYLFVLEDDDRQVVGISALTGAVGLREPWYNYRVGLTVSSAPELGIQRQIPTLFLNNEMSGQSEICSLFLHPEQRRGHNGRLLSLARLLFVAEFSQLFGEKLIAELRGHADEQGCSPFWDSLGRHFFKKDFSYADQLSGMGNKSFIAELMPRQPLYTCLLTEQAQAVIGKAHPNTEPAMKILSAEGFSHKGYIDIFDGGPVIEAPVSKIRTVRDSQALTLVIGTPDEQAPVWLIYNRRLENCRVTSARAHQHGNKLLVDRLTAKRLQVQPGDTVRAVTLPRLGQQAEAA; encoded by the coding sequence ATGATTGTCCGTCCGGTCGCCCTCACCGATCTGCCCGCATTGCTGAACCTGGCCCGTTGCGCAGGCCCCGGTTTCACCAGCCTGCCGGCCAGCGAAGAACGCCTGGCCCACCGCGTTCGCTGGGCCCAGCGGACCTTTGCCGGGCAAGTCGAACGTGCCGACGCCGATTATCTATTCGTGCTCGAAGACGATGACCGGCAGGTGGTGGGTATCAGCGCCCTGACCGGCGCGGTCGGGCTGCGCGAACCCTGGTACAACTATCGGGTCGGGCTGACCGTCAGCTCGGCGCCGGAGCTGGGGATCCAGCGGCAGATCCCGACCCTGTTCCTCAATAACGAGATGTCCGGGCAATCGGAAATCTGCTCGTTGTTCCTGCACCCCGAACAACGCCGTGGCCATAACGGACGCCTGTTGTCCCTGGCGCGCCTGTTGTTCGTTGCCGAATTTTCCCAGCTATTCGGTGAAAAACTGATTGCCGAACTGCGGGGCCATGCCGATGAACAGGGTTGTTCGCCGTTCTGGGACAGCCTGGGAAGGCACTTTTTCAAGAAGGATTTCAGCTACGCCGATCAGTTGTCCGGCATGGGCAACAAATCGTTCATCGCCGAGCTGATGCCACGCCAGCCGCTGTATACCTGCCTGCTCACCGAACAGGCCCAGGCGGTGATCGGCAAGGCTCACCCGAACACCGAGCCGGCCATGAAAATCCTCAGCGCCGAGGGTTTCAGCCACAAAGGCTACATTGATATTTTTGACGGTGGCCCGGTGATTGAGGCGCCGGTGTCGAAGATCCGCACCGTACGCGATAGCCAGGCGCTGACCCTGGTCATTGGCACCCCGGACGAACAGGCACCGGTCTGGCTGATCTACAATCGACGCCTGGAAAATTGCCGTGTCACCAGCGCCCGTGCGCACCAGCATGGCAACAAGCTGCTCGTCGATCGCCTCACCGCCAAACGCCTGCAGGTACAACCGGGCGATACGGTGCGCGCCGTGACATTGCCCAGGCTGGGGCAGCAGGCGGAGGCGGCGTAG
- a CDS encoding transposase → MKLEAFIERLNTYDLQRDRTRIIADLRQLASNRCLLSNHLYSTLQQDGFSTRNSLYNAYGFVLYKNSSFTLRLGFWSPVKTQDERETFIYDLNHSHDFEIYSVGYSGDGYTTITREILDDLPLQKGKRPRLGKARRLKLAPGKVLYMPALRVIHKQIAPNTMSASLSLLIHPERLDKIDEAWCFDRNYYPLYPGVAAQEIALFTDTLSLLDAGSPSLSSNQRKEEET, encoded by the coding sequence ATGAAGCTGGAAGCTTTTATTGAGCGCCTGAATACCTATGATCTGCAGCGAGACAGAACCAGGATCATTGCGGATTTGCGTCAGTTGGCGTCAAACCGTTGTTTATTGAGCAATCATCTTTATTCCACCCTCCAGCAAGACGGCTTTAGTACACGCAACAGTCTCTATAACGCTTATGGTTTTGTTCTGTATAAAAATTCTTCATTCACCCTTCGCCTGGGGTTTTGGTCCCCGGTAAAGACGCAGGATGAGCGCGAAACTTTCATTTACGACCTGAATCACAGTCACGACTTTGAAATTTATTCGGTCGGCTACAGCGGAGATGGCTACACCACCATTACCCGGGAAATACTCGATGATCTACCCCTGCAAAAAGGTAAAAGACCCCGTTTGGGTAAAGCGCGAAGACTTAAACTTGCGCCAGGAAAAGTCTTGTACATGCCTGCCTTGCGGGTAATCCATAAGCAAATAGCCCCGAACACAATGTCTGCATCCCTCAGTCTGCTTATCCATCCCGAACGTTTGGACAAGATCGACGAAGCCTGGTGTTTTGACAGGAATTATTACCCTCTATACCCCGGCGTAGCGGCGCAAGAAATCGCGTTGTTTACCGATACGCTGTCGCTGCTCGATGCCGGTAGCCCTTCACTGTCCAGTAACCAAAGAAAGGAGGAAGAAACTTGA
- a CDS encoding oxaloacetate decarboxylase: MSRLSHQDLRRDFRQLLASKTCYHTASVFDPMSARIAADLGFEVGILGGSVASLQVLGAPDFALITLSEFAEQATRIGRVAQLPVIADADHGYGNALNVMRTIVELERAGIAALTIEDTLLPAQFGRKSTDLISVAEGVGKIRAALEARVDSEMAIIARTNAGILPVQEIISRTQQYERAGADGICMVGVQDFDHLEKISENLTVPLMLVTYGNPLLRDDKRLAELGVRVTIDGHGAYFAAIKATYDSLREQRQIFTQASDLNATELTHTYTQPEDYIRWAEEYMSVKE; the protein is encoded by the coding sequence ATGTCCAGGCTTTCCCATCAAGATTTGCGTCGTGACTTCCGTCAACTGCTGGCTTCCAAGACCTGCTACCACACCGCATCGGTATTTGACCCCATGTCGGCGCGTATCGCCGCCGACCTGGGTTTTGAAGTGGGCATCCTGGGAGGCTCGGTGGCGTCGTTGCAAGTATTGGGCGCGCCGGACTTCGCCCTGATCACCCTGAGCGAATTTGCCGAACAGGCCACCCGCATCGGCCGCGTGGCCCAACTACCGGTCATTGCCGACGCCGACCACGGCTACGGCAATGCCCTGAACGTGATGCGCACCATCGTCGAACTGGAACGTGCCGGCATTGCGGCGTTGACCATCGAGGACACCTTGCTGCCGGCCCAGTTCGGGCGTAAGTCCACCGACCTGATCAGCGTCGCCGAAGGCGTCGGCAAGATTCGTGCAGCCCTGGAGGCGCGAGTCGATTCGGAAATGGCGATCATTGCCCGAACCAACGCCGGTATTCTGCCGGTCCAGGAAATCATCAGCCGGACCCAGCAATATGAACGTGCCGGGGCGGACGGGATTTGCATGGTGGGCGTGCAGGACTTCGATCACCTGGAGAAGATCAGCGAAAACCTGACGGTGCCGCTGATGCTTGTCACTTATGGCAACCCACTGCTGCGCGACGACAAGCGCCTGGCCGAGTTGGGCGTGCGCGTGACCATCGACGGCCACGGCGCCTATTTCGCCGCGATCAAGGCCACGTATGACAGCCTTCGCGAACAACGGCAGATATTCACCCAGGCGTCAGACCTCAACGCCACCGAACTGACTCATACCTACACCCAGCCCGAGGACTACATCCGCTGGGCCGAGGAGTACATGAGCGTCAAGGAGTAA
- a CDS encoding acyl-CoA dehydrogenase: protein MDFAYSPKVQELRERVTAFMDAYVYPAEAVFERQVAEGDRWQPTAIMEELKAKAKAEGLWNLFLPESELGAGLTNLEYAPLAEIMGRSLLGPEPFNCSAPDTGNMEVLVRYANEEQKQRWLEPLLRGEIRSAFAMTEPDVASSDATNMAARAERDGDEWVINGKKWWTSGACDPRCKILIFMGLSNPDAPRHAQHSMILVPVDTPGVKIVRPLPVFGYDDAPHGHAEVLFDNVRVPYENVLLGEGRGFEIAQGRLGPGRIHHCMRSIGMAERALELMCKRAVSRTAFGQPLARLGGNVDKIADSRMEIDMARLLTLKAAYMMDTVGNKVAKSEIAQIKVVAPNVALKVIDRAIQIHGGAGVSNDFPLAYMYAMQRTLRLADGPDEVHRAAIGKFEIGKYVPKEMLRSGR from the coding sequence ATGGATTTTGCGTATTCCCCCAAGGTTCAGGAACTGCGTGAACGTGTCACGGCGTTCATGGATGCCTACGTCTACCCAGCCGAAGCGGTGTTCGAACGGCAAGTGGCCGAAGGCGACCGCTGGCAACCCACGGCCATCATGGAAGAGCTCAAGGCCAAGGCGAAGGCTGAAGGTTTGTGGAACCTGTTCCTGCCAGAATCCGAGCTGGGTGCCGGCCTGACCAACCTGGAATATGCGCCATTGGCGGAGATCATGGGCCGTTCGCTGTTGGGGCCGGAGCCGTTCAACTGCTCGGCGCCGGACACCGGCAACATGGAAGTACTGGTGCGTTATGCCAATGAAGAACAAAAGCAGCGCTGGCTCGAGCCACTGCTGCGCGGCGAGATTCGCTCGGCCTTTGCCATGACCGAGCCGGACGTCGCCTCCTCGGACGCCACCAACATGGCCGCCCGTGCTGAGCGTGACGGTGATGAATGGGTGATCAACGGCAAGAAGTGGTGGACTTCAGGGGCCTGTGACCCGCGCTGCAAAATCCTGATCTTCATGGGCCTGAGCAATCCCGATGCGCCACGGCATGCCCAGCACTCGATGATCCTGGTTCCGGTGGATACGCCTGGGGTAAAAATCGTCCGGCCACTGCCGGTGTTCGGCTACGACGATGCGCCGCACGGGCATGCCGAAGTGCTGTTCGATAATGTGCGGGTGCCGTACGAAAATGTCTTGTTGGGTGAAGGACGTGGCTTCGAAATTGCCCAGGGTCGCCTCGGTCCTGGTCGCATTCATCACTGCATGCGTTCCATCGGCATGGCCGAGCGCGCCTTGGAGTTGATGTGCAAGCGGGCCGTCAGCCGCACGGCCTTCGGCCAGCCGTTGGCGCGCCTGGGCGGTAACGTCGACAAGATTGCCGACTCGCGAATGGAAATCGACATGGCGCGCCTGCTGACCTTGAAGGCGGCGTATATGATGGACACCGTTGGCAATAAAGTGGCGAAAAGCGAAATCGCCCAGATCAAGGTCGTCGCGCCGAACGTGGCCTTGAAAGTCATCGACAGGGCGATCCAGATCCACGGTGGCGCCGGGGTCTCCAACGATTTCCCGCTGGCCTACATGTACGCCATGCAACGGACCCTGCGCCTGGCCGACGGCCCCGATGAAGTCCACCGCGCCGCCATCGGCAAGTTCGAGATTGGCAAGTACGTGCCCAAGGAGATGTTGCGTAGCGGGCGCTGA